The genomic DNA GTGGTCGCGCACCGGTTTTCGCGGGGTGAACCGGCGCGCCGCCCGTCAGGTCCGGAGACGCCGGCCGACCTCGATGCCGTGATGGACTGCGACCCGCCGATCGACCGGGTGGACGCGGCGGCGTTCGCCGGGCGCTCGTTGGCGGGCCAGTTGCACCGCAGCCTGGAGTCTGCCGGGGTGGGGTGCACCCGGCTGGCCATCGATGCGGTGACCGCCAATGGTGAAGAACTGCAACGTGTCTGGCGGTGCGCCGAGCCGCTGACCGAGGACGCCACCGCGGACCGGGTGCGGTGGCAGCTGGACGGCTGGTTGACCAGGCGGGGGCTGGGCGGGGCCGGACCCACCGGGCCCATCACGGTGTTGCGGTTGCATCCGGTCGAGGTGGTCTCGGCCGCCGCGCTGCAGTTGCCGTTGTGGGGATCTTCCGGAGATGACGACCGGATGCGCGCCCGGCGGGCGCTGGTGCGGGTCCAGGGTCTGCTCGGGCCGGAGGCTGTGCAGGTGCCGGTGCTCAGTGGCGGGCGCGGGCCGGCTGAGCGCATCACGCTCACCCCGCTGGGAGATGAGGTGGTGCCGCTGAATGATCCGGCCCAGCCGTGGCCGGGACGGCTGCCGGAGCCGGCTCCGGTGGTCCTGCTCGATGACCCAGTGGAACTTGTTGATGTACGCGGTGATTCGGTTCGGGTGACGGACCGGGGCATGTTCTCCACCGATCCCGTGGGGCTGACGGGTTCGGGGTATCGCGGGGCGCTGCGGTGGTGGGCCGGACCATGGCCCGTCGACGAACGCTGGTGGGATCCGGAGCGGGGCAAAGGCCGCACGGCACGGGCCCAGGTGCTGCTCGGGGACGAGGGGGAGAGCCGCGCGCTGCTGCTGTGCTATCGGCAGCGGCGGTGGTATGTGGAGGGGATTTATGAATAATTGCGATTTCGCAGAAAACCCACAGCAACCGCTATTCGATTCTAAAATCGCCAGGTTGGGAATCAGTGTGTAGTAGCGCAGCAGTCTTGGTAAGTGCGCCGATGGTGGGCGTAGTGATCACGTATCAAACATGCACTAGCTGATCCGAGGGAATTCGCCGATGAGCGATGTGACCGGAACCCGTATCGGTAGTCCTGCCTTGCTTCCCGACCGTCCGGTGTCATGACGTCTTCGAATGGGCACACTCCCGAGGGCGGTCCGCTCGCCGCAGCGACCTCGAACGTGGTGGCGTGGCTCAAGGACGCGTCGGGCGGAGCGGTTCAGATTGCACCGCCCAAGATTTCCGATGACGGACTGAGTGTCTGGCCGCTCGAGCTACAAACGGAACGCGAGTTGCGGACCCACCGAGCGCTCGAACCGCTGCGGTTGCGGATGCGCCACCTGGTTACGGGAAACGCCACCATGCTCGGCAGAGCCCTTGTCGCGGCGACCGAAGCAGGCGTCCCGGCCGTCGACCTCACTCCGCTGAGCCCCGAAACCTGGCTCGCATTGGGGTGCGCACCGCGAATCGCGCTGCTGTTCGACATGCCTGTAGTCATCGCGCGACCCACTCCGCAGGTCCCGATCGTGACCGAAGAGCTGCGGATCAACCTCACCCCGAAACCCACATCCGAAGGAGACTCACCATGACGAGTGCAATTGGGGCACCCGGTGTATATGTGCAGGAAGTGCCGAGTGGCGCACGTCCGATCCAGGCCGTCGGCACCAGCACCGCCGCATTCGTCGGCCAGGCGCCGGACGCCGGTGCGTTGCTCGGAGAAGCCAAAGCGGTGAACAGCTGGACCGAGTTCGTCCGGAACTTCGCGAATGTCCCGCGGCCGCAGGGCACCGCTTTGTCCCGCGCGGTCTGGGGCTTTTTCGCCAATGGAGGAGGACGCTGCTACATCGTCAACCATCCCGAAGGCCAGGCCCTCGAGGGCGGCGGTGCCCGGCGCAGTGGCCTGCAACTGCTCGAAGCGATCGATGAAGTAGCGATCGTCGCTGCACCGGGATACATCGGGGTGCAGAGTTACGAGGCACTGCTCGGGCATTGCGAGCGATTGGAGGATCGCGTCGCCATTCTCGACGCGCCCGCCGAAGTCGAAGACATCGGTAACCTCGTCACGGTCGGCACCCTCGGTGCGCCACGTGGACCAGGCAGGCCGGACAAGCCGGACAAACCTGAGGGTGCGGCCGACGGCGCGGCTTCGCCGCCCGCACACGCAGCAGATCCGGACGCCGACGGATTGCGGCCGAGGCCATCGAGCTACGGGGCGTTCTACTTCCCGTGGATCGTCGCGTACGACACGCTCTCCCAACAGAATGTCCCGACGGCTCCCAGCGGTCATATGGCAGGCGTCTGGGCGCGTGTGGATGCCAACCGCGGTGTGCACAAGGCTCCTGCAAACGAGCCGATCGTCGGTGCCCTCGACCTCACCTATCTGGTAACCCGTGGCGAGCAGGCGAACCTCAACCCGGCGGGCGTGAATTGCATCCGCAAGTTCGGCGCCGAAGGAATCCGGGTGTGGGGTGCCCGGACCATCGCACCCATGGGCGATCCGTTCATCTATCTCAACGTGCGCCGCTTGTTCAACATGCTGAAGGAATCAATCGCGCAAAGCACCACATGGATTGTTTTCGAACCGAACGAATACAAGTTGTGGACGTCGATCAGTACCTCGGTCAGCGAATTTCTCACTCGGGTGTGGCGCGACGGCGCTCTGTTCGGCCGTACCCCGCAAGAAGCGTTCTTCGTCAAATGCGACGAAGAGACCAATCCGGTCGAGG from Mycolicibacterium phocaicum includes the following:
- a CDS encoding DNA polymerase Y family protein — its product is MSRVLAIWCMDWPAVAAAVAAGLPVTEPVAVTLANRVAACSASARAAGVRRGLRRREAQARCPQLHVVTADPARDARHFEGVTAAVDEVVPRAEVLRPGLLVLPVRGAARYFGSEQTAAERLVDAVGTAGVECQVGIADQLPTAVFAARAGRILTPGADAEFLAELSIRQLATEPSLSGEGREELADLLWRMGIRTIGQFAALSRSDVASRFGTDAVVAHRFSRGEPARRPSGPETPADLDAVMDCDPPIDRVDAAAFAGRSLAGQLHRSLESAGVGCTRLAIDAVTANGEELQRVWRCAEPLTEDATADRVRWQLDGWLTRRGLGGAGPTGPITVLRLHPVEVVSAAALQLPLWGSSGDDDRMRARRALVRVQGLLGPEAVQVPVLSGGRGPAERITLTPLGDEVVPLNDPAQPWPGRLPEPAPVVLLDDPVELVDVRGDSVRVTDRGMFSTDPVGLTGSGYRGALRWWAGPWPVDERWWDPERGKGRTARAQVLLGDEGESRALLLCYRQRRWYVEGIYE
- a CDS encoding phage tail sheath family protein; its protein translation is MQEVPSGARPIQAVGTSTAAFVGQAPDAGALLGEAKAVNSWTEFVRNFANVPRPQGTALSRAVWGFFANGGGRCYIVNHPEGQALEGGGARRSGLQLLEAIDEVAIVAAPGYIGVQSYEALLGHCERLEDRVAILDAPAEVEDIGNLVTVGTLGAPRGPGRPDKPDKPEGAADGAASPPAHAADPDADGLRPRPSSYGAFYFPWIVAYDTLSQQNVPTAPSGHMAGVWARVDANRGVHKAPANEPIVGALDLTYLVTRGEQANLNPAGVNCIRKFGAEGIRVWGARTIAPMGDPFIYLNVRRLFNMLKESIAQSTTWIVFEPNEYKLWTSISTSVSEFLTRVWRDGALFGRTPQEAFFVKCDEETNPVEERNAGRVTALVGVAPVKPAEFVVFQISQWSGGTEIEMVGG